In Mesoplodon densirostris isolate mMesDen1 chromosome 2, mMesDen1 primary haplotype, whole genome shotgun sequence, the DNA window TTCAGCCGTGAGGGTTTCTGTCTATGACTCCTGCTTTTAAAAGTGGAGTCCAGAGCTGAGGCAAGGAGTCCGACCAAGCACCTCCTCAGAACGAAGGCGAATGGGTTACCCTGGTTGTATGGATAAGCCCGGTTGGGGTGAGCTGGGGCTGGGCCGCCAAGTTGGGGGGCTCTGGAGGTGCTGCTTGGATAGGAATGGGAACGTGGGGTACCGGTGAAAGGGAGGGAGGCAAGGAGATGGTGtgtcacacacgcacacacacgcccGGGCTGGGGACGGCGTTTGGCTCCAAGAGTGAGCGGGCGTGCGCGGCTgtcagtgtgcgtgtgtgtctgagtgtgtgaTTTGTGTGTCTGCGTCGGCTATTGTCTGGGGGTGGGAGCGGGCGACGGGTCGGGGAGGGGGCTGCGGTCGCTGTCCGCGTGGCCGGCCGCTTCTGAGCTAGGGTGGCTGGCCGCGGTCTGGGCGGGTGTCAGGACGGCCGTGTGGTTTCCCGGGGTGTGTGAAGAGGCGGCTGGGTGCTGGCTGCGGGGCCAGGTCCTCATTCTGCTCAGTCCTTGCTGCCCTTGTCTTCTCCTCCCCGCCGAGCCGCCGTGTGTATCACCCCGGCCGCctccgtgtgtgtctgtgtgtgtgtgtggggggggggaatCCCTGGAGACACGGGGGTCACTGTCACACCTAcccaggcggcggcggtggcactGTTTCTGGCTCCCCACCCCAGGGGGCGACTCGGGAGCAAATGGCGAGGCCCCACGGGAGGGGACTGAGAAGGCCGGGCGGCCGCGACCCCCAAGCTCCCTGGGGAGGGAGTGCCGCTCGCCGCTCCGCTCTTTGTTGTTTGGGGCTCTGcgcctccccctctctccctcgtCGCGCCCGGAGTGtcagactgggggtggggatgagccAACGACGCCCCCCTCTCGCTTCCCATGGAAACCTCGGGGGTGGGGATACGGCCCCTCCCCCCGGACCGAGACTCGGAGAAATCCGGGGGGCACTGGGGGCTGACTCCCCTGCTCAGTCTAGTTCGTCCCCCTCCCCCAGACTCACACGTCCGCCTCCCGCCCCGCTAGAGTCtggcggggggcagggagcagagAGCGCGCAGGTGAGGGGACCCGGGTTCCCCACCACCGTCAGGGCACCCCCATATTCTTAGGAGAAGCCGGAGCCAGGGGGATGCGGGAAtgacggggtggggggaagggggatgtTGTCGATCAGGTTCCCCTCCCCTCATACACCTGGGCGCAGGTGAAAGCCCtggtagggggtgggggagccCAGGTTCCGAGAGCCTCCTTTCTGTCTTCCCCGCTCCCCCACAGGTCTGGACCGGCAGAGATGGGAGGGGGCGCGCACCGGGCCGGgaggccgccgccgcccccgcctcGCTTCCTCCGCCTTTGTTGCCGCTGCGCCCGGGCTCCCCGGCTCCCTCACTGCGGCAGCCGCGGCCCCATAAATCGTGAGAGCGACGTGCTCCGGAGCCGGGAGTGGAGAGGGCCAgggagctgggggcggggccgggccgaGCCACAGGCTCCCGCGCCCCCTCCCCCCGGTCACGTGAGCTGGGCTCCTGGCTCCCACCCACCGTCACTTGCCGAGGGTCTCTGCCCCTTGGGATCACGTGGAGAGGGTCTTGCGACCCCGCCTCCTGGGGGTCGCGTGGGAGGGTACTGGTGGAAATTGTGCGCTGGTCTGTCTTTGACAGACCTGGTGGCAGTGCCCTGCACAGCGACCGTGATCTCGCTTCCTATCTCCCACTCGGCCCCTCCGTTTGGTCCTCTGGAATAAGCGAGACCTGTTCCCAACCTGGCCCAGAAACTAGGGATTGGGCGAACTATACTGGAGGAAAGCGTGAGAGTGTGAGGTCGAGGGGTCCCCTGAGCCCGGAGTCGAATGGGGGGGTCGGGACTGGCCAATGGCCAAATATATGCACCCAGGCCCGTGTTCCATTTCTTTGCAGAAGTGTGCAAAGGTGCTGGTCTTCACTCCTGTCTCAAGAAGTGTACGGAACATCTTTCTCTAGCTGTCTCCCTACCTGTCTCTTTATCTCTGAAATGTTTCTGTTGCTTATCTCTCtttcattcatacatttattgaacaaatatttattgaggctaTACTACGTCCCTGttggtctttctctctctctcttttctctctgtcacCGAGTCTCTGCCCTGAACCCCTTCCCCGTCCCTGATATTCTGCTTTGCGTCTCTCCGTCTCCGTCTTTGCTGTCTGTGGGCCTCTCTGGAGCGGCCTCTACGTCTCTCCCTTTCTCCAAGCCTCTCTCCTGTCtcattctcttccctctctctctctccgtttCTGGATCCCTCTCTTTCGCTGTGTCTCACTCCCTTTCCCCTCTCAGTGAATCCGGTTTCGGTTCATCCCCCCTCTCGGTGTGCGTCTCCCCCTCTCTCCATTTCTATGTGTCTCGCTTTGGGCGGGTTTCTCGCGCTTCTCCGCCGCTGCAGATCAATAAAccttcgccgccgccgccgccgccgctgtcgcagggaggaggggccgggaTATGGGGCGCGCTGATTTTCTCCCATCCGACGCCGTCCGGAGAAGCCCGGGGCCCAGTCCCGGGCTGGCAAGACCCAATGCGGTGGGGCGCCGAGGCCCGGGGCGCCGGAGGGGTGAGGGGGTGTCAGCGTGCACGCGCCGCCCCGCGAGCGTTCTCGCCAGTCACCCACCCAAGCCCGGGTGCGCGGACCCCACGCCGCACACACGTGGTCAGGCCTAGTCTGCTGGGGTGAGGGGCGCGCAGCCTCGGGGGCGCGCGCTAGAGAGAAGGAGAGCCGGGGTCCGGTGTCTTTATCCCTCCTCCACTTCCTTAGCTCTGCATCCTGGCGTctaggggtgggggcagggatttAACAAGTTCAGCTCTCTGGGGATCCTTTCCCTACTCCCTGGTCTGTTAGACACCCTGTTTACCTGCCCCTAATTGCCCCAGGAGGAGAGGTTTGCTCCTTCCCCGCTCCACCGCCGCCCACCCCACCAGGCTCGAGCAGGTAGGGCACTGAAGGAGTGAAAGTGAGGGGTCGGAATGCGCACCGGGGGCGGAGAGAGCCAGGAGAAATGGAATAACAGGGTGAGGGGCCACCCTCTCCAGGTGGGGTGTGTTGACACGCCTTTCTGGTGGAGAAGTGGGAGGCTAGGAGGGGATGAAGTGAGGAAGAATAGAGAACTGTTTGAAGGGGCAGGCACGACCCAGCCCCCAGATCCCAGCCTATCCTCTTCTCCCGTGGGGCGGGGAGTGGGGTGTGGCTCTAGGTTAGAGAGGTGCGGCCCTGGAGGCGGGGGTGAGCTGTGGCGCTAAGCCGGGCCTAGCGGCACCTCCCTCTTCAGTGCCAAGGCTGGGAGGATGACAGATTCAATTAAAGCGCCCAAGCCGAGCAGACACCTCAGATGTCCCAGGAGGTGTGGCTGGAGATTCCTGGCACCCAGCCCTTTGCCCCCTGTCCACCAGCTACCAACTGGGCACAGTCATTCCACAAGCAGTTCTTTCTCCCACATGCCCAGCTTGGGGGGCGAGGTGCATTTCATGGGCTGTTCCACTCAGCCCAGGGATGGGAAAGAGGTGGCTTCTCTTCAGTTGTGGTTGCCCAGCAACCTTTGTATAAGGCTACTCCCCTCTgcgttgaggaaactgaggtacctGTAGGGATAGCTCTGGCTTTGGCTTCCTCTCTATTAGAGCAGAGTGTGTTGTGGAGGAACTGGGCAGTGCCCTAGGGAGGCGCTACTTCAGAGGAGGGCTGGAAAACCGGGTGAAGCTCAAGGACAGAGGCCCCAGTGTGCCTGTGCAGCTGCTCCAGGCCTGGCACTGGTGGCCCCCCTTCCTCAAAGCCTGTGGAGAAAACAGTAGACTTTGGGTTTGGGGATAGAGAGGCAAACCTGGGGTGGTGGCTGGGAGCTAGGCCTGGTCTAACCCGTTTTCCTGCTCCCAGTGCCCTAGGCAGAGACTCCTGCCCACCTGAGTGCCAGGGCCAAGGAGGGGCCAGTGTGACCCATCACTCCCATGGGAACCAAGTGGGGCTGGTGGCATTCCTGATGATTCAGGGAGGCTGTGCCCATTCTTACTGGGGTGCTCAAGCACCAGCTCTTACCTATCTGCCTTACTGCTAGACTTGGAAGGGAgtgtctggggagggggtggcacaAGCAAGGCCAAGGAAGTAGGGTGAGGTGAGGAGGGACCCTCAAGGCCCCATGCCATCCAAAGGCCTCCAAGCTCATTTCCCTAATGGATCTAATTACTGTTTGTGGAACTGGGAGGTGCCTGGAGACATGGGAAGTGAGTCTGTCCCCTCAGGGAGTTCCAGGGACCAGGGACCCCAGTGGTTTGATATTTTGCCAAGTACCCCATGCCTTCCTGTGTCCACCACACTCCCCTCTCACTGCCAAGATGTGTGCATTCTTATGCTAAGGAAATTAGGGGAAACTCCTGCCTACTTCTCTGagtttctttctccattcagatGTTTCTCCCATCCCCACACCACTCAGtaccaccatggagaacagtaacACCAACACTTTGATGGTAACTAGCAAGGCAGGTGGGGATTACAAGGGAACCAGCATCTGCTTCTCTGCTCATAGAAGGTCAGGGAAGTAAGAGGCACAGCCATCTTGTCTGGGCACTATGCCCACTACTCTTCCCAGCATCGTCATCACCTGGGGTGTTGGCCTCCAGGTTGAGGAGTGAGGTGTATAGAGACAGAAGTTTTGGCTGGTTAGCCTGACACCACATGGAGCCTTGGTGTTGAGTCCCTTAGTTCCCTGATCTATTGTGTCACGTTACTGGGGACCTAATTGTCCGTGGCCTCAGGGTGGAGGTCAGTGGGACTCAAGGTACAGAGGTCAGTCATACTATAGAGAGAGCATgtgccagtgtgtgtgtgtatgggaagAGCAGGAAGAGAACTTGAGATTGCTGGGGTCAACCAATACTGGCATGCCAGTCCAGCACACGTATCACCTACTTTTTCTATGTGTATGCCGCCTATGAGTGGGCGGTgaacatatttgtgtgtgtgccaTAGAACCTGTGCATGTATATGCATGAAGCCTCCATACATGCGTCTGTGAGGGCAGGTCCTGTCCGACTCGCCTTTGGGGCGGACTGGCAGCAGCAGGAAAGCATGCTGGGAGAGGCGATGGAGGGTGCGCATCCCTCGAAGGGATCCCTCCCACTTTCACACTTCCATTCCTTCTATCCTTCCTCCCAGCTAGTGAATTATGGGGGATGGACAGAGGAAATCCGGGCCTGGGTCTGGGAGTCGCAGGGGCCTGCGCTGTTTCTGTGGTAACCAAAGCATAcgttcccttcttccctccacccttctccCCCGCCTCTTTTCCTTCGGAGGCCGGCAGGGCTTCCCTGCGCCTTTGCTACCCTCTGGTGGCCACCATGAGAAGGGCAGAACAAGGAGTGGGCCTGGAAGGATAGTGGGGGGACTGGCGGCACTAGGGCCCTGGGGACAGAGACAGGGACTGAGAAGACATGAAGCTCAAAAGAAAAGCCGGGAGGCTCCGAGGACCCTGGGGAAGGTCTGCGGAGCGGTGAGGTGGAAAGTGggttggctttgggtttgttcTCTCTGACCCGCTTCCTCTCCCCACAGCCTGCGGCGAGAGGGCTACACGGTGCAGGTGAATGTGAACGATTATCTGGATATTTACTGCCCGCACTACAACAGCTCAGGGGTGGGcccgggggcggggccagggcccGGAGGCGGGGCGGAGCAGTACGTGCTGTATATGGTGAGCTGGGCAGGCTACCGCACCTGCAACGCCAGCCAAGGCTTCAAGCGCTGGGAGTGCAACCGACCGCACGCTCCCCACAGCCCCATCAAGTTCTCGGAGAAGTTCCAGCGCTACAGCGCCTTCTCTCTGGGCTACGAGTTCCACGCGGGCCACGAGTACTACTACATCTGTAAGTGACGGCCAGGCGGCGGACCAGGGCGGGACCTAAGAATGCCAGGGGGTGGAATCCCGAGGGGCCGGCGGCGGGCCAACGCTACAAGGCACTAGGTCTCCGTCGCTTGGAGTGATACCTCGGGATGAGGCGTGGGGGCTGGGGACCTCAGGGTTCCAGCTCAGAGTCTTGAGGCTAAGAAAGAGGTTAGTGGCATTCCGAACTTTGGGTCGCAGAGTCACTGTTTCTGTGAGGGCCATTTCTGGGCCGGGACCTCAGGGGTCATTGTTTCTTGAGGGATGGGACCCAAGGGGCTTCTAGGGCTGACGGCGGACCCACCACGACCAATGCGCAAAGGGTGGAGGAGGTACTGAAGGACACTGCCCAAGAGGGGCAGTTTGGAGGGGGTGAGAAGGAGAGTTTCTGAGCGAGGAGGGCACGGGGTGTAAATCTGGAGAAAGCGACTCAGGCCCAGTCTCCTCCCCAGCCACGCCCACCCACAATCTGCACTGGAAGTGTTTGAGGATGAAGGTGTTCGTCTGCTGCGCCTCCAGTGAGTATAATAGGCTCCCAGCCGCGACCCCATTCTCGCCTCCTCTGCTTTGGGGCTCCCCTggcttcctgggggtgggggcggagggCACAGGCGAGGGGGACTCGCTCCTCAGCTGTAACAGGGGGAGGGAATCCTGGCCCTGACtatcccctcctctctccccccctgcacctccccccacccccgcagcaTCGCACTCCGGGGAGAAGCCGGTCCCCACTCTCCCCCAGTTCACCATGGGCCCCAATGTGAAGATCAACGTGCTGGGTGAGTCTGCGCAGCGCCCTCTGGTGGCCACTGCTGGAACCGCAGCCCCCTCCCCGGTGCCTGCTCATCTTGCATGTCTTTCCTGGGGTCACCGATCTTTACCACCCCTGTGGGTGGTCACGTCCCCCGCTccactgctgctgccgctgccgcgTGCCCCGCCCCAGCACGCAGCACAGCTCTCACCAGTCTGTCTATTCATCTATCCACAGAAGACTTTGAGGGACAGAACCCCCAGGTGCCCAAGCTTGAGAAGAGCATCAGCGGGACCAGCCCCAAGCGGGAACACCTGCCCCTGGCGGTGGGCATCGCCTTCTTCCTTATGACACTCTTGGCCTCCTAGCTCTGCCCCCTCCCTTGGCggggagagatggattgggaCTGGGACGGAGCAGGGAGCCTTTGGCCTCTCCAAAGGAAGCCTAGCCTTGGGGCCTAGACCCCTCCTCCGATGACTGGAAGTGGGGTCTGCACCATACATCTGTGCCCACCccttctgccccctccccaccaagtAGGGCACTGTAGTGGACCAGGCGCAGGGACAGCCAAGGGTTCCTAGTGGCCTTGTGGCTCTGGTAATGTTTGGTACCAAACCCGGGGTGCCATAAGGGGCAGTGCTCAGGACTCCCTGCCCCCTGGTACCTTTCTCTGACCCCTGATGCCCTCCTCCCTTGTCCCCCCCGAGAGAGGCAAATGTGCCCCAGAGAGAGCAAATCGAAGTGTGGGAGACACCCCCAATCACTCTCTTCCAGGGGCAGAACATGGGGAGGGGACTGGATGGGCGAGGGGGTGGCACCGCCTGCTGCCCCCTTCCCCTGTTTACAGCAATAAGCACGTCCTCCTCCCCCTACTCCCACTCCCAGGACTGTGGTTTGGATTGAATCCAAGTTTACAAGTAGACACCCCTGGGGGGGCCGGCAGTGGACAAGGGTGACAAGGGGTGGGCATTGTGGTGCCAGGCAGGCATGtacagactatatatatataatgtacagatGGACAGAGTCCCTCCCCCTCCTTAACCCCCTGACCTTCCTTGACATCCCCTTCCAGCTTCAGACCCCTTCCCCACCAGGCTAGGCCCCGCACTGGGGGACCACCTGGCCCCTCTTTTGTCTTCTGTGAAGACAGGACCTATGCAACGCACAGACACTTTTGGAGACCGTGAGACAACAacgccccctcccctccagccctgaGCGGGGGACCCAGCTCCCAGGACCTTGCCCTGCCCATCCTCTGTGGTCCCCACCCATTCTCCTGGGCCTTTTTCAAGTGCTTTGGCTGTGACTTTCATACTCTGCTCTTagtctaaaaaaaataaactggagaTGAAAATAACTGAGTGTGTGTGATTTCCAGGGACCATCACTCTTCTGTACACTGGTTAAATAAACCCCACAGGTCACAGGGCCTGGGGAGGAGACAGGACTCTAGGGCCAAAGGGTCAACTGAACACCTTGTTCTGTGGCTCATCTCCCCCAAGGAGGCAGCTCTGAGTGGACGGAGAAACAAGGGCTTCCGAGCAGGGCAtggcaacctctctgagcctcaagtaTCTCATCAGAAAATTTAGGTTATAATACACCTCTCACAGGGTTGGTGTAAAGATTAAATGGCAGAGGGAGTATAAGGCTCAATCAGTGatggttttctccttttcttcccatTCCATTCTGTAACCAGAAGTTCTTGACTGGGGTCTATGGATTTCAGGGGGGTGTGAACCTAGATAGgaaaaaattatatctttattttcactCGCCTGTAACTGACATTTAACATTCTCCTATGTACTTGGGCAATAAGCCAcagtagcgggcttccctggtggctcagtggttaagaattcacctgccaatgcaggggacacaggtttgagccctggtcggggaagatcccacatgctgcggagcaactaagcccgtgtgccacaactactgagcctgtgctctagagcccccgagccacaactactgagcccacgtgccacaactactgaagcccacgttcctagagcccctgctcttcaacaagagaagccaccacaatgagaagcctgcgcaccacaacaaagagtagcccccgctcaccgcaactagagaaagcccgcacgcagcaacgaagaccaaacgcagccaaaactaaataaataaataaataaatttaaaaacaatgtgaAGGTAAAACAAAgaagctctaaaaaaaaaaaaaaatagccacagTAGTTTTAAGGGCGCCTGTGACTTTGTAACAGACACAGATGTGTTCAGACTGCGTTATAGTTTTTGAAGGTATCTCAAAATATCATTTACTCTCATCACTACTTTGAAATAACCGTAGTTGTTAGATCTTGTTTTTAATGAGTTAATAAAGAAGCATACATATTACTATACCAAACAATGTAAATGTTTTGATAACTGTGTttcagtataattgcttt includes these proteins:
- the EFNA3 gene encoding ephrin-A3 isoform X1; its protein translation is MAAAPLLLLLLLVPVPLLPLLAQGPGGALGNRHAVYWNSSNQHLRREGYTVQVNVNDYLDIYCPHYNSSGVGPGAGPGPGGGAEQYVLYMVSWAGYRTCNASQGFKRWECNRPHAPHSPIKFSEKFQRYSAFSLGYEFHAGHEYYYISTPTHNLHWKCLRMKVFVCCASKDFEGQNPQVPKLEKSISGTSPKREHLPLAVGIAFFLMTLLAS
- the EFNA3 gene encoding ephrin-A3 isoform X2, translating into MAAAPLLLLLLLVPVPLLPLLAQGPGGALGNRHAVYWNSSNQHLRREGYTVQVNVNDYLDIYCPHYNSSGVGPGAGPGPGGGAEQYVLYMVSWAGYRTCNASQGFKRWECNRPHAPHSPIKFSEKFQRYSAFSLGYEFHAGHEYYYISTPTHNLHWKCLRMKVFVCCASTSHSGEKPVPTLPQFTMGPNVKINVLEDFEGQNPQVPKLEKSISGTSPKREHLPLAVGIAFFLMTLLAS